One genomic window of Dendropsophus ebraccatus isolate aDenEbr1 unplaced genomic scaffold, aDenEbr1.pat pat_scaffold_471_ctg1, whole genome shotgun sequence includes the following:
- the LOC138776708 gene encoding peptide YY-like, with protein sequence MVTSLKLWPMMVAVAVCVLICLGTIVEGYPPKPESPGEDASPEEMNKYLTALRHYINLVTRQRYGKRDSPSDSLLSDLLFGDNGNHNSRSRYDDSSYNW encoded by the exons ATGGTAACCTCCTTGAAGCTGTGGCCAATGATGGTAGCTGTTGCAGTGTGCGTTTTAATATGCCTAGGGACAATAGTAGAAGGATATCCACCAAAACCAGAATCTCCTGGAGAAGATGCTTCGCCAGAAGAAATGAATAAATATTTGACCGCTTTAAGGCATTATATCAATCTGGTGACAAGGCAAAG AtatggaaagagggacagtccATCTGACAGTCTGCTTTCTGATCTTCTTTTTGGAGACAATGGAAACCACAACAGCAGATCACG GTATGACGACTCCTCTTACAATTGGTGA